ATTTAACGATTTTTGTGAGTTACAAGCTTTACAGGTGAGACAAGACATTTTTATAGATTTCTATTtctcatattattattattattattatttcaacATCCATTCTGAATATtataacaactcaggatctcacTCAAAAAGGCTCGctagaagatattttttttggctctttaattttgtataagtactcaagatcttcctaatgaATAACCAATATAGGACTAAATATATGCTCATACGGATCCTCGCATACTTCCTCCATTTAAGTCTTAATATTCTAGTTAGGCTAAGAGTCCAAATCTACTCAAAACTAATCATAAGCATCATAATTGGCTCTTAATCAACCTTAAAGAGCCCGTGCTACAGTAACTCCTAGTTTAGATGGGACATAAGTTGGATCCGCTCTGACATAATTTGCAACAACTTAGAATCTTATCCAATAAAACTACATAGAAGGTATTTTTTTGAGTTCCTTAgttttgtataagtacccaaaatctttcCGATGAATAACCGATATAGCACTAATTAcgtgcccgcacggatccttacAAACATAGATATTTGATCACTAGATGATATGCATCAAAACAACATCATGTAAGCCAGACAtgttcatatatatatagagagagagagagacatgcatagcaatcacataatatagAGGCCATGCACCACATGGAAATGGGATATGCCGAGATAAAATTCTTCAAAAAATTGTATAAGAGACCTCTTGTCAGATAAAGAAGGATCCCACCGTCCAGGAAATTTCATGCACTACATTTGGCTCCAAAATATCTCTCCCGTTATTGAAATCTAAACTCAGTAACATCTGTCATGGCTGTGAATGTTGACTCGTTTGGTAGGTTTAGATCCCATTCTCTATGACATTTTTTTGCAAAGTTTCAAGCTTCACAACTTCTCCGAATGCAAACCCACTCCGTGAACGGAATTAATATTTTGTCTTGGCCAATACCAGGTGGAGATTTGGGGGAGAAATTCAGACAACAGATACCATGAAATGCGCAATGAACAGCTTATAATCCTTGGCTTCCGATGGTTTTCAATCTCATAGTAGACTTGAAATGCCACCGCATGTGCATCTACCAACTCCCACCATCACAGCCATTTCTTTAtgttctttttattattatttttttaaaacttctttgaaaaccttaattcatgaagtcaaacctaccaccTTCCCATCAAACTCCCAGGACAAGCAGGAACAGAGGAAAAGATGCCTCCAAAGTTGCCATTAAACAAAGATCTTCATGTTCTGGCTCTTACGTCCCCATTCTTCAGCAGTTCCATCACTCGATTTATTTAGCCTTTTCTCTTCACTCGCTGCAATTCTCAAAGCCATGCAACGGCCAATTCCTTGCAACCAATCAAGCATGTGGATGGATGCTTCGCCTCATCCACATATAGAACTAGTTTGgttcacagaaaaaaaaaagggagaaaaaaagatcaacgaaagaaataaataaatatcttATGTTTGATTAAAATCTTCTcactattttataaaaataaaatttttatattttataaaaaaatcatatgaaatataaaaaaatataattttttctaaCTAAAAACATCTTTGAACCTTTAGATGGAATAGaataagatatttttttaaataaaaatataacaaatattttatctaattttttcttaaaaatagatactaaatcaaacataaattattttgaaatatatatatattttttccgaCCAATCaaacatgaaaataaaaaatatttttagttaatatatatatatttggatatcatttttttatttttttaaaaaaatattacagtGGGGAAAAAATCTTCCTGCGGACCAAACCAAAAGCGAATAGAACTCTAGGCGAAGGACTTGCTccgatttcaagaaaaaaaaaaaaaaaaaaaaagaggacttgCTCCGTACTCTGTCCATGAAAACCACCGCAACTAACCCTCCTATCCTTCTCAAGAAGAACTCATGGTTCCTCCCTAACGGATCAAATCAGGTCCGTTCCAATCATGATCCACAAAAGAGACGGTTCACCTAACGGCGAGAGAGACTACTAGGACTCTCGCGTGGACTAGACTACCAACCAGTCCGGTGCCGCACTAGACCGGTCACTGACCCAAGACTTGCCGTTGCTTTCTTTACCCCCCCGACGGCACCCCGAATTCGGATCTCCTCCTTTCCGACCGCTCCCACCGCCCCCCAAATACGCGACGAAACGCCATTGATGTTCTTTGCGTGGCAACGTTCCAATGGGGGTAAAAGCTCTTCGATGTATGCGGTTTGTACAAAAACGAAATGATCCACGAAAAATAGTTAAGGTCCGCTTCCCTATGTGTCCCCACCTCccaaaattctattttaattttcCCACCCACTTCCACAACTACCCCTCTCGCTCGGTCGCTCCCTTTTTTAGATCCTACAAGCGGCATCACATTAGTTCCCCGCCGGTTGCCTCACCCGGTGCCACGTAATCCAAACCGGCTTTTCGTACTCACAGCAGGACTACTCTAGTGTTCGGTGCCGTGCACCCGATCCGCGGACCTCCGACCGACGGCCGGCGAGTGTAGGTGGCGCCCATCCCAGCTGTCCCCATCAGCGTAACCGACATGTGCGCCGTGAAATATACCCTGACGGACGGGACGTGTAGCTGGTCCACGTCCAACGTGGACCACTCCACGCCGTCTATTTCATCCCACTTCCACTATTTCCCACCATCCAATCCCCCGTTCCGTTCCCAACCCCAAGACCTCAGAAAAGGAAGCCATCACCGAGTCCAAGAAAGGGTGAGGGATCCATTAATGGCGGTTATCGTAGTCCTCCGCTGCGAGCGTCTCCGAGTCAGCAcggagagggaggggggcgTGGAAAGGATAAAGGCGATAGAATCCGACACGGGACTTTAGATGCTCCTCCACCTTTTGCTTCCTGTCCCTTTTCGCCCTCTCCGTGAGATCTCGTCCATCTATTCGCTGCGCTCTTCTACCCCAGAAGACCGCATCTAGCTTCCATCTCACGCTACTGCTCGCTTCTAGTCCCGTCGTTTCACCCGATGACTACTTAAACGGCTCCATTTTGTGTAGAttattctttccttcttttatcTGAAGAAATTTGGGGCCGGTGGTGGTGATGTCGCCTGTGGGCGCCGGCGGAGGCGGACGAACGATGTCGTGGCATGAGGAGCTTGCGAGCCTGGTGGAGGACGCCGGGATCCAGTACACCGCCGGCGTggaagcggcggcggcggcggcggcgcctgCGGAGGGGGTGGTTGGGGATCCGAGAGGCAGGGTATTCGGGGAAGGGTACTACGGGGACGAGGACGGGGCGGCGCCGGTGGAGGAGAGCTTAAAGGATCAGGTGAAGGGTTTCTTGGTGGCGACGGCGGAGATGCTTCAAGAGTTGGGGCGAGGGTGCCGGGATATAGTGCAGCAGAGCCTGGAGGGGGCGGAGGACGCCTACGTCGTCAAGAAGCTCCGGGGACCGTTGGCCGCAGCGTCGAGCCGGCTCAGTTTCTTGAACGAGTACCTGCCGGAGGATCGCGATCCAATGCATGCTTGGCCGGTCGTCATCTGCGTGTTCCTTCTCGCGCTTACAGGTACTAATgccatgattttttttgttgtttttgaaAGAATTAATTCTCGGTTTCTTGATGAGATTTTGTTTGGATTTGGGCCTACTAGATGCAGTTTTTTAATGTTGAATCTTGCTTCTGTTTTAGATGTTTCGGTTAGATCCTGTGATCTAGATCCTAGGAGGTATCTTGGGAAACGTGGTAATCTTTTTTCTCGCAAAGGGGATGCGAAGAAATACATTCAGATCCAAGCTTGACTGCTTCTTGATGGGTCAGAGTAGTGAGTGGATTGGACTTGATTTGGTTGTGCTAAATTTCTCATCTTTGATTTTAGGTCCAACTTTTTGATCGGAAAATTGGACGTATTCGTAGGAGGAATGACTACATCTCTGGATATTCGTTgatgtttatcctgtttttttTCCGGGTTTCATCGACTTTATGTGCGTATATATTTGGCATCACATTGATGCATCACGTGGCAACGTATGCTTCTGTCGTAACTATCTGCTTTGACTGCTTCCCTGCTAGTTCTGTTGTAATCTTTTCTGTTCTTCCTCGTCTCAATCCTCTGACCTTGGTTCAAAGTCATATTACCAAACCAAATTGAGTCTTGATAGCTTTATCCTCTGTTTTTGCTACTCCCATGCTTTCATTGATGTGCTAATTTTCGCATACTGAAAGTTTGTCGGATATATAATACTCAACTACCATAGAGTTACACCTATGGTAATTGTCGTTATACCAAgtgttaaaataaaaaatgtataatttttttctcatttttccaGTAGCCGTTGATGGCTCTTCTGATAATGCAAGACTTAAGAAAGTTGCTACTTTTCATCTGCCCAGTCAAATTCTATCAAAATCAGTTATTTGGATCTTCACCCTCGTGTACGAGAATAAATGTAGCTGAAATTATCTCTTTTATTTTGCCATcactttttattttgttctcatattcaaaatttatacttTAAGagggctttttttttaaaactataTGGGCACAGGCAAATGCATggttcaaaaatattttaaaatttatatatcaACAATTCAAATAGATTTGAAGAGAGAAATTGAAAAGAGATAATATTGGTTAGTATAAATATTGGATAGAGAGTTCGACAACTCAGTGCTATCTTttcaacaaagtttaatttccaAAACTACCTGTACTCATTACTGTCATAtaacaaagttttttttttaattgaaaactAATCAGGTTCCTTCTTAAGGGCAAATATGACCGATCCAAAAGCCCTCTAATGCCCTTTTCAATATAATACTGATCTTTGTTTTCGCTGAAATTCCTGTAACTTGTAAATTTTAATCTTTTAGCACATGTCTGCACCCTTACATGCACCAtcttatacccttaataatgaCAAACACGAATAACAAACATCAAGAAAATTAACAAACATCAAGAAAATCTCGTTTTGGACATCGTTCAGCTATATATTGTAACTGCAAACGGATGAAGTCACAGAATAAATCATACTGTTGTCTTGTGGTAATCGTACATATATTTGTCTCTCCCATTGCTTAAGGAAATGTCCACCTACAGCCTAGACTGCCTAGGTGGGCATAGGCAACTCTCGATCTCAATGCTTGGGGCTTAATAGCCAAGCCAGCCTCTGTGCGTGGGCCAATCGCCTAGCATTATACCTAAGCAATCATCTATATTTAGGCAGCTTATGGGGGTCAAGTTTGGAATATATATGAGGATGGGTCAGGATAACTGATTGTGTAGTCATTTCTTTATGCTAGTGCTTAAATGCCATAGTTGTTTTACAAGGATGCTTACCCACACAAGAGGAGAAATATCAAAAGGACCTTTGACCGTGAAAAGACTGCTAAGAATTCAAGACTTGCTTGAAAAGGAAATACAACCCAGGAAACTCTTGCACATGATTAACATGTGTCCTATCCTTCAAAAAGCTGCCTTGTAGCGATCTTCATCCATGCATCACCAGTTTTGGTTTACATATCCTAGGCAATTCATGCACAGAATTTGTGATTTTAAGAATAATTCTTATATCTGTAATTGCTTAATACTATAAATTACAGAAAGCCATGCATACCTAAAAGAATTTAATCAGATAGTTTTGCTCCTATATCTGATATGTCATCTTGTTTCCTCATTTGATGAGAAAATATGTGCAGCATTGAATGTAAATAGCGGAAATGTAACTTCGGTGCAACAACCAAAGCAACTGTACATAGGCCCCCCAAATGCAAGTCGAATCCAACTTCCAGATGGAAGACACATGGCATATCAGGAACAAGGAGTTCAAGCTGAAAGAGCTAGAATTTCTTTGATAGCTCCTCATTCCTTTCTTTCATCTCGAATGGCAGGTAAAATTTCTTAATGCTTACACTTCTATGTCATCAGATGAATCAGCAAGTTCATTGCTGTGTATCAATATATGCAATATATATTTACTTGCTATTCTTTGTTTACAGGACTGCCTGGCCTTAAAACATCACTCCTAGAGGAGTTTGGAGTTCGATTGGTTACATATGACCTCCCAGGTTTTGGTGAAAGTGATCCTCACCCGAGCAGAAATCTTAATTCATCAGCCCTGGATATGCTTCATTTAGCAAATGCTCTGGGAGTTACAGACAAGTTCTGGGTGATGGGCTACTCAGCTGGAAGCATGCACACGTGGGCAGCTGTTCGCTATATTCCTGACAGACTCGCAGGTACTTCTATCATTGCAAAATTCTTGCATGAGTTTTTCTTCACGAGCCCTAGTGGCATCAAAGAATTCGCGTCGCTTGGTCTAACTTGTtatagataaatttaaggctcCGTATAGTAACTAGGATTTTagacccccccaccccccaccccaccccaccccaccccaccaaaaaaaagaaactcccaAGAGAAGGGCAAAAAAGAAATTACCTATATGATCTTACCTCATAGAATGCTAGACGATTATAGTGTAATCTCTCAGAATAACACTTCTTGTTGTACCTATTCCTTCAGAAGAAAATTTCTGCAATTTAAGTGGATAATACAGCATTCCAACCAGTTCCCATTTCACCCAGTTATTATCAGTCTTTTGTTATATGGTGTAACAAAATGCAAGACACTGACATTCAGATCTGTCAACTTTGCAAATTATGTTATGCTGATTGATTGGGCTAGAGAATTTGTGAACAACTTGGTGATATGGAAGAAAAATATGGAGTGTTAAGATTGATTGGTCAGAATAAAAGAGAGGCTTTGTATTTTAGTTCGTATTTTGCGGAGTTGAGTTGTGAATCAGAATCAAGGGATAAAGTTCCCCGAACAATTTGTTAATTATAGTGGATACTGGAGAAATAGAATTTATGCAGAGAGTAAAGTTGGGTCACAGATTTGCGAGCTATGGATCATTTGATACAGTTGGAATTTAAACTAAACAAACTGTAGGACAGCTACAAGAGCAGCTTTACAATGTGGAGAGTAAGCATATATAGGGCAGAGGATCTTGTATGCACATGCATAGTAGAGGAATATCCAATGAACAATCATGCTTTTCCTTCATCATGGATCAACCTCTTGGTGGCTCTGACATAAGTGTCTGgaattggatgcatatgatggaCATGGttaaggaaagaaggaaaaggggACACGTTGTTGCCAGGCAGCATGTGGTACATGGAAAAGGGGAAAACCTGAGAtgattctttttcattttccgGTGGCATCGAGACTCTAAAAGTCCAATATAGTACATGAGGGTACTTGGCCACAAGCAAAAAAGTGCAGTTTCGTAGGTTTCTCCAATTTAAATGTTACATAGATGGTTTCTCTCGAATTCTAGAAAGCCATAGAGGCTTGTTTCTTGAAGTAATGAAGTGCTAAAATGTGTTGAATCTATCTGGCTTCTTCCTTCCATAGAACTTATCTACAATCCTGTCTGTATCTTAGTAttatgttgcccagaatgtTATTCAATCATTTTAAGGGCATGTTTGGCTACTCCTACAGGATTGGGCTTAAAATGCTGTTGGATTTGTGGATTGGACCATCCCTTTAAGCATAGCCCTATATCAATCAAACTCCACTCAGCCCAAATACTgtgggaagaaaaaaaggacaTCTAtagatcttctttttcttcctaaaGCCCAAAAGCTAGAATCTGGGCTGGATTTGGATAGACTCTCTTAGAAATTACAAGCTAGATGGGCTAACAGGTCTGATTCCCTCaggattttcagtccaatcCTGTAGGAATATCCAAGCCGGCCCTAAATATTTTGATGGGATGTGTGTTCCTTTCATAGCATTGTTGTTCCCAGAATGTTATGCAGTCATTTTAAATATTCTGATGGTATGTATGTgtttgtgtatgtatgtatctatgtgtttgtgtgtgtatgtgtatatgtatgtgttgGAAGTCCAAATAAATCTCTTCTGAGTGAAGTTTATATTATTGCATTTTGGACATTGTAACTGCTATATACTAGGATGGGCACACTTTCTTTGTGGCTTCAAAAGATCCAAGTACCATTATTAAACAGGAAATTAAGGAAGGCTCTAAATGACAAGATGGCTGATGTTTTATTTTGTCTTCTGTACTTTGATTTTAGTTCCTCATTTGTTTTAGAGGTTTCACTGTTTCAGGTGTAGCTATGTTTGCTCCAATAGTTAATCCATATGATTCCAGCATGACCAAGGAAGAGAAACGTAAATCCTGGGAAAAGTGGACAATGAAGAGGAAATTGATGTATGTTTTAGCTCGGagatttccttctcttcttccataTTTTTATCGCCGAAGCTTTCTATCAGGAAAACAAGGGAAGCTTGAACAGTGGTTATCATTGTCATTGGGGAAGAAGGTATGTCCAGATTTAGCTTTTGCCTTGCTTGAAGTCGAAAAtgtttcatctttgtcaaaatGGTCAAATCATTTATTGGAACTTTCTCAGCTTAAGTGCATTCTAATTGTGAATATGATGCTATGGCATCCATAACATTTTGAATTTGTCAAATATCAAGTGCTCATATGTATGGGTCCTTCTGTTTGTAGGTTAGCTGGTTTCAAAGGCTTAGTCATAAGATGCAAATATCTCAATCTGAATTATGGCTCATATTCTTTTGACTATATCACCTTCATATGGCAACATAATGTTTATCATGTTATggcgtaattttttttttgtatatcaCATCAATATGACTATGCAATATACATTAGTTTCATCTATGATTGTTGCTGGTGGCTTGACGACCATGAAACCTCAGCTAGTCCCAAGCTTGTTGACCTATCAATTAATTATATCATATTTCTGGAATGGTGTAGTAAATGAAAGATGATCCCTAGTTAAATCAGCAGATGCCTGTTGGTTTATTTAATGTCAAAGGTAATAACTGTATTTGAGAAAACTGGGTATGCTAGTATGGTGCCACTACGAAACATGATTTTAGATGAGAAAGTTATGCCTTGTTGCAATTTGTTTTTACTGTGATGCCACTGTCTATTGTTTCTATTAAGGGTCTTGTGCTTTTTGATCGTCGGATGATTTCCATTTATAGAGTGCACAAATATTGGCAGTTTGCACATTTTGAACATGAAATCTTagtttttagccaaaaaaaacatGAAATCTTAGAGTTCCGTCTCTTTATGTCGCAATCACATAGCTGATCACTTTCTTTGCGAGGTGCTTCTAAGTTTACACGTTATAGTTTTGTTGCAAGCCGACATTAGTTTCTTCTGTTTATTTCAAATTTCTGAAATTTGTAACTGTGAACAATGGTGCTGTTCTTCATGTTTCACTTGTTGtgaagcttttcttgcttcaacATTGATCGGAACTCCTGATCTTGATAAGTAACATGAGACAATTTAGTTTTGTTAAATTATAAATTGCTGCTAATATATATCACAAGAGCCTCAACTATCCTGCTGGCTGCTGGGAGTATACTGCCTGAAACTCGTGTTAAAAATTGtcttaaaaaggaaaataaaagccTGCAGTTTTTAACAAACTACAATAGCACAACCAACTCAAATGCTCATACTTCCATGCGAAAGTAGCTGCTGATATGTTGTGTGCACTGATTGTTTTTGGGCTTGTGTTTTAGCAAGTTATTTTTACTATTTAACTCTGGTTAATGTTCAAAAGATTCTGGCATGTATTAATAGTTAGACTTTGTGTAAACCTCACTTTCTCATgttttggttttttttctttttttggtatatgatggcatctaatTACTATGAATTTGTAATAATCCCTTCAAAAAACTACAGTTTAGAACCCCATACTGTAAACTTTTGATGGTTGCATGGCCATTAGCTTTTTGCCTTCAATCCCTTCAAAAAATTGGGTTGTTAGTTTTCATAAACTATAACATAGTTTTTCTGGAGCTAATGTAAGAGAAATTTGCATATAACACACTAAAAGGATTATATAAAATTCCATCAGTTTTAAATGTTTAATTTAGTTACCAGAACAAGTGTTTGTACGACTGCCAGAGTACAAACTTTGGAGGAACTTAATGTTGAAACTGGAACATATATAGTTCCAAATTTTCTGATATCGGCCTTCCATTCTTTCTGTAAATAATATACAAGACAGGTTGATATTGTTAAATATGAGATAAGGCTAAACTTGTGTCTGTTGAAGGTAGTTAAATCAAATCAAATGGGTAATAGAGATATCTTGGAGAAATCATGTTAATCATGTTTATTAAACTTTACATAAATTTATAGCCATCAGCGACTTCATACATATCACTCCACTTTTGTTTCTTCCATGTTCATTTTCTAAGAATAACTAGAATCCAATCATTAAATTCTACCTGTTCAATGGGaaaaatctcaacaattgaattGTTTCCTCAGTTCCTCAGCAAGTTAAACTAAAAATCATTGTATTTTCTCAGAAAAATCAGCTGACAATGATCACCATTTTATTGAATTTCAACcaatttttcttcttgttcttaacTCTGCTACCATTAGATTGTTAAAAGTGCACTACGACCATTATTTTGGGGGAAAGGTTCTTTAAGCAAAGTTTGTTAAATTTGTgctttaataataaaaatgatCTAGTCATAGTTTGTAATTGCATTACTTCAGACATCAGTGTTCAAAAGGCATTCAATTTTAGGTACATGCAAAAGATCCACATCTACCCTTCTGAAAATTGACATCTTGTAGATAAGGGCATTTCTTCCGACATTAGTTGGTTAATTTCCACCTAAAAGGTGTTGCAGTTTCTGACTGCACATATTATGCTTCCAGGATAAATCTTTATTGGAAGAACCAAATTTTAGTGAATTCTGGGAGAAGGATGTTGCAGAATCAGTTCGCCAGGGACACTCTAAGCCATTTGTGGAGGAAGCTGTGCTGCAAGTATCAGATTGGGGTTTCAACCTGGCTGATGTTCAGGTGCAGAAGCCACATCAGGGTCAAGGCCTTCTTCAATGGCTCAAGTCCATATACAGTCCAGCTGAACGCCAGTGGACAGGCTTTCTTGGTCCAATACACATTTGGCAGGTTTACATTTGTTTTCCTCCTGGTGTAACTATATTTGCATTTGGGTCTGCTTTCAACTATTTGGCAAAATACTGCAGATGTCTGATGCAGATTTGATCCTTACCTTAGAAAGATTCCCTCCCTCTATCGTGCAATTGCAAGAATTTGTACAAATAATCTTGATCTTGGCTTGTTTGTGAACTTCGATAATCTACTGCAGAGGCTAGAGGATTTTATGATTCTGGAATTTGAATAGCTGTTCATataccaattttttttaattgggcATTTCTAAAATTCTGGAAATTGCTCCGGTGATAATTGGGCATTTCTAAAATTCTAGTTCTCATTGAATTGAATCCTGAAGAATCATATTTTTTTCCCAGGAAGTTTTCTCTCAAAATTGTGGTTGCAGCTGACAACTAATAGATAATTTGACCTCATTGTTaagcctgttttttttttatatcataaCTGTCATACTTGGATgccttttttttgaaatttttttaccTTGTTATTTGCATTCTAAATGTTTAATTTTGGGCAGGGTATGGATGATTGGGTGATGCCACCGTCGATGACTGAATTTGTACGTCGAGTAGTTCCAGGAGCCACCGTGCATAGACTGCTAGGCGAAGGTCATTTCTCCTATTTCTGTTTCTGTGATGAGTGCCATAGACACATATTTTCTACCCTTTTTGGCATTCCTCAAGGTCCTCTGGGCATTCCTCAAGGTCCTCTCGGCATTGCTCAAGGTCCTCTCGGCAGCCTTTTGGAGGAGGATCAGCCATCACCTGAAGAAATCTGTGAAGAAACTGCATGGCATAACTGTACTGAACAAGAATGAAGGAAAATCTTTTTTCTTGATAGTTAAATTCAAACTTTTGGGTGGGAAATTTGTAGATACATAGTATATTTCTTTTCAATCTAATTTTTAGAGCGAAATAGCCTTCTATTTCTGATTGGTGACTGAAATGAGATATGGCTTTTGGTTGCTGCCTGAGGTTAGATTAGAAAATTTTCAATTATTGTTCTGTAACAATACCTTGGAAAATTTTGTAATCACTGAGTTGCCATATCAAGGTATGGAGAAGCTATCAAGGCCTTGCTTTGTTGCAACATGTCTTGCTTTTATGACCCTATAATGGTGTATGGTCGAAGGGGATATGGTGTTTGCTAGTTGAAGCTGCTCTACCATATTCCGGAGAGCAGGTGAGTAGAACTGGGCCTCTCCGGTTCAACCCCATAAAGAAGAAGGGGCCGCCTCTCTTGGGTGGGTTGCCCTTTATTAAATCTCATCCCAGGGCCTGGAGGTTCATCACTCTCGGTCTTTGCACCCGTACCATCGTATTCTCCTTTGACCTCCGGTAAAGTTTGGATGTGTAATTAGGTCATATACGTGTTAAATTCTCAAGGGCCTTCCTTTTTTCCCTTGGCTTCCTCATGCAGCGCTTCTAAATTTATGTTAAAGAGTTGGGCTTTGATCGTTTGCCGACTCTCAATTATCTTTCAAAGTTGCAAATCTTTACACAATTACACAATTATGGGTTGGGGATCCCTGTGACTTCAAGCTCTACAGGCTCATAGTCTTGATTCAAATCAAGTTGAACCATCAAGCATAAAACAACTGCAGTTTTGCAGAGTATTATCATTGTTATTCACCAAGTTGCGCCAGAGTGTGACCCTGCAGCATTAACTTACTGAAAAGAAGAATCAAGTATTAAAGCATATATAGTTTAATATAGGCATCAGGCACAATTTGCAGGGTGTGAAGTTCTCAAAAGTATCAACACTAGCAGCAACTTTTATCCGCAAACATATTTTAATGTACTAGAGAGAGGATGATGACAAGCAAAACAATCAAGGTCCTTCATCACAGGTTCTTGAAAGCAGATTCATG
The Phoenix dactylifera cultivar Barhee BC4 chromosome 3, palm_55x_up_171113_PBpolish2nd_filt_p, whole genome shotgun sequence DNA segment above includes these coding regions:
- the LOC103705464 gene encoding uncharacterized protein LOC103705464 yields the protein MSPVGAGGGGRTMSWHEELASLVEDAGIQYTAGVEAAAAAAAPAEGVVGDPRGRVFGEGYYGDEDGAAPVEESLKDQVKGFLVATAEMLQELGRGCRDIVQQSLEGAEDAYVVKKLRGPLAAASSRLSFLNEYLPEDRDPMHAWPVVICVFLLALTALNVNSGNVTSVQQPKQLYIGPPNASRIQLPDGRHMAYQEQGVQAERARISLIAPHSFLSSRMAGLPGLKTSLLEEFGVRLVTYDLPGFGESDPHPSRNLNSSALDMLHLANALGVTDKFWVMGYSAGSMHTWAAVRYIPDRLAGVAMFAPIVNPYDSSMTKEEKRKSWEKWTMKRKLMYVLARRFPSLLPYFYRRSFLSGKQGKLEQWLSLSLGKKDKSLLEEPNFSEFWEKDVAESVRQGHSKPFVEEAVLQVSDWGFNLADVQVQKPHQGQGLLQWLKSIYSPAERQWTGFLGPIHIWQGMDDWVMPPSMTEFVRRVVPGATVHRLLGEGHFSYFCFCDECHRHIFSTLFGIPQGPLGIPQGPLGIAQGPLGSLLEEDQPSPEEICEETAWHNCTEQE